The window TAATGGCACTTTCCTCACTTTCACTTACAGGACTGTTTGTGTCACAAATTCAGGATTTCTTGCTTTGGTGATCCTTTCCCTTATGTTCCTCACATCAGAATCATCTTCCAAGAAAACTGTGAGTTTCTATATGGTTTGTTGAGCAAACATTTGTCTTCTTTGAGCCATTTTCGAGTTTTTGTAAGAACtcttactatacatatacacaaaGTGACAAGAAGTGCAATAAAATTATTGGTAGGCAATGTTATGATATATTCAAATCAACAGACAAGCAGATGCAACTTCTTAGAAGGATTGTTAGGATTATGGAGAGACTATGCCAAAATTAATTCACATAAGCTGCCAAACAGACATCTGTTCTTTGACAGTTCAATGTCCAAAACATTATCAATTGCTAATGTAATAAAAAAGCTGGGAGTTCAGTTAAAGAAAGTCATAAAAACATGCATCTATAGAGAAACTGCAAGCTTCTTGCAATACAAAAACCCCAAACCCAAATTGTACGTTCTtatgaataacaaaaatgtaGTGTAAACATTAGCCATATTGAAGAGTGTTTGGCAGTTCTAGgtaaaagtaattataacattttaaattttgcaatTTTTACCTTGGAAACACCATTAGGGTATTTAATGCATGGATTTCGTGAAAGCCACAAATGGACAACAGCACATCTTTCATATGAGCAAAGAAACTTACATTTTCAAGGTGAACCATCAAATTGATGGCTTTAGAGGCTCTCATGTTAAATActataactatttatatattattcaaggttattttattcatgtttagaTTCCAGTTCCACCTCCACTAACAGGGCATCTTGGAATCACTTCTCTAACTACAGTTTCAAAACTGctgtgtttaatttaaacaatgaaaaactttatttattctatCACAACCTAAtatgttttaccattttaaatattttataagtattatgtacatattaatataatataatgcaaAAGTTTAATGGGTCCACCCTTTTCATCAAATGAAACTTTAATATGTGAGTGACATTACACTATGctgaattattatattattcaggTTTACACAACCGAAACGTATATTGCAAGCTTATAAAATCACAAACTCATATTGAAAACATATATTAGTTATTTAGTAAAAATGattgataatattatttatttacaatacacAAATCAAAATGGCAGTGCTGATTTTTGTTGTTAGAAAGCTGGAAAGAAACTATGAACTcataaaatggttatttttatttttatgatataatttatataaaactaagtaaaattCAACATATGCAGTtaagataaaaatcaataacaaataacattctGTACCATATTTCACATTACTTAACCATCAGTATTtgactaataaaataacaaaccagctgtataattacaaataataaagtgaAGTGATATCCAAGGGTTCCTAGCTTAAAAGACTACTGTATACAAGTTACAGTGAGCTTCTTGAGGAAATGATAGTTTGGTTTATACCAGTCCTTAAAAAGAAAATGTAGGAGTGTTTTGTAACTGTAGAAAGCTTAGAAAACACACCAAGAAGTATTCATTTCTAAGCCTAACAGAAtaggtttttcttttcttctttgctGTAAatcatcaatcagaaaaaaacTGTTCTAACATATCAAATGGAGAAAGTGATTAGACcaattttaaaacttgtcatcTCTATTTTCATTGACTATGAAGGACATTATGAAACTATTTCTCAGcacaaatattcatatttacaaacaataataaaatttaacagaaaatagCAATTCTTTTTTTTACCTGCGACATCCTTTCCATTCACACAtgtattctagttttttgttggttGCTTTGTTCACCAATGTTTTGTTTGCTGCTATGCAAGAAGATTGTTTCTCTTGCCCTTTTTTCTCTCTTGAAGCTGTATCTAATTCTTTGTTATTATGACCGTAATGTGAGGAACTTCGTGACTTGCTTCCCGATGAAACTGTCCTAGAAGAGTGACTGTTTTGCTTTGCTGTTTGAGAGGATTTGATTGAAGAAGAACCTACTTCTTTGCTACGCTGAACCTTTTTACTGTATGAAACAGCTACTTTAGATGATACTTTAGTATCATGACGAGGTCGTTTAGAGTCTGCCGAGTACGCTGTAGATGGGGTACATTCAGTGGACGGTCGTTTGACAGGGATCTGACTACTGGGAATATTTTGTTGGCAGATTTGTGTCTTGGAAACCACTGGAATTCTCATGAGTTCCATAGGTTCCTCCAGTCTGGCTAGTGAATTTCCTGTAGCACGTAACAAGAGGTGTTGAGTGGGTAGCGTTTGGCTCGGATTGAGAATACTGACAATAAATGTTGTGGTCTGGCATCCAGATGAGGGAATCACTTGAGACACAGAAAGATTGGCTGGTTGAAGTACTGCTGTGTTAGATAAAGGCTGCTGAATACACTGATTTTCTATGTTAGTCCTCAATATGACTTTTGATGCACATTCAACAGTCTGAGCAATGTCTGATAATGAAGATAAGTCTGTACCTGAAACTGATGTTTCAGGCTCCCTATGTAAACTATTTGTACTAGATACTTCCCCCATCTGTAATTTTTCCACTGAACCAATCAACTGGTTAGTAGCCATAACAGTACCAGACCCAGTGTTTGATATGCCCACCAGATTTGATACCCCACTGATAATGTCCTTTGGGTCTAAAACTATTCTTCCTAACACAACACCACTATTACTACCAATCTTTGGTGAACTAACACAACTATTTTCTCCACTTCCATTTCTAGCTTCTGCATTTAAACTTATAAACTGTTCTCCAAGTGAAGGAGATTTTCCTTTATCTAAGAGGCCATTAAGAAGAGGATAGCTCTTAAAAACACTGTCTTTAACTAGCTGCCTCCTGTAAATATCACCTGGGATCTCTGTTTCCTTTGCAACATTTACAACAGTCTCAGAAACTTGTGATGTTGAGACTGTTGCCCTGCTAGTTGTAACAGCATATGCAGAGTTTGTGGCCACTGTAGTTACTGGAGAGGAAAGAACCAATTTTGTAACACCATATTGATCACTTCCATTTGAAACAAGAATTGAAGGTTTTGCTAAGGTGTCAGTTGTAGAAGATAAAGAATCAACACATTTGGTAATCTGCACATTCAATGGCAAACTATTAAAGTGTGGAGTACAAGTTCCGCTAGGCACTACACAGTTGGACAAGTGACTGAAAGCTGTTTCTTGTCCTATTGTTCCTGATGAGTCCTGGCCATCAACTACCATTGTATGATTATGAGCATTTTCAACCGAATTCTCTACGTCTGAAAATTCTTCTAATGAATCATCAGCAAATACTTTTGAACAAATCtgtaagaaaaaatgtttaaaaaatatcattaacatCAAAATTCactaaacaacaaaaagtaacaaaaactttaaaaacaatagtttttagGCTTAGGTTATAGTTTGTAGAATTTCACCTAAAGTTAATCAGAGAATATCTACATTAAGAATCCCTAATACTGAATTGATGGACAAGAAGGAAGTCACTGTCAAGGCTTCCCCATTCACTAATTCTCAGACTACCCTAGCTGAATAAGAGGAtttgactatcacttttataatgcaacCATGGCcccaaagtaaaaacaaaatttcttttttttggcAGACCACAGTTAGGCACACTAACTACTGGCTCATGCTTAGCCCTCACAAGGTAAGGATATAATTTGATAAAGAAACCCATTAATTAACAAAACCTCTCTTTGTGTTTAAcaaggtatgtgtgtgtgttttcttacagcaaagccacattgggctatctgctgagtccacccagaggaatcaaatccctgaattttattaacattgtaaatctgtaaacttaccaacAGGGGACATTTAACAAGgtatttgaaagttgaaatttaaaacaaaactgtaaaactgcTTCTAAAAGAATGGTTACAGTATGGTCTTCTGCAgaataaagaatagtttttttaattattatatttactttcatttgtctggtaaatgtaaattaaaaaattaaaaatatttctttgataaagtgtgaaaacaaagcctttaaatcaaaatgaagtgTTCAACAATTTTACAATTCAgcacttcatgagattcaattTGTAGTTCTCAATTAACTTTATAATGAGAAATACCTTTGATCCCTTTGCTGAGtttaaaagcaatttttttttctgatccaAACTGAGTTGTTACATAAGAATACAAAATTTCTTTACCGTTTCTTAAAAATAAGGTTGTTAAACACCATGAATATGCATATTTCACTACTGTATTATTGACTGACGACAGTTATACAAGATAAATGTCAAGCTGGTATCACTTTCATATAAGAGAGCACCATTAACAGTTTAGAAcaatttcacttctaaattaaaaaaacttagttAAAACTTACAATCATATTATATTCCTCATAAACAATTTCAATCTTCATTTTAATCTTCAGTGAAATTTCACTGATATATTTGTATAGATGTTTAGGGACAAGCACATTAATATAactatttcaatattaattaaactcttatattatattctaatGTAGCAGATATAACAAGTATatggtatatttttattacagaaaaaatcTATCCATTTGTGATtgattttagtaatttattatacACTATGCTAGTTAGTAAGTTTTTTTAGACTTTAACACAAAGATAAGTCAAAAAggtaaaaacatttgttttaacatCGCTGTTAATGTTGTTCTAATACCTACCTCTGACAGAATATCCCGTTGGACACCATTTACACTTGATGAAGCAAAAGATGTTTCTGATCTAATGGTTGAATGATTTGTAGAAACAACATTGGTGGTATGACTAGGCAGTTGTGATTCTGACTGTTGATTTACCTGATTGCTTGTCACTTTGCTTCCCTGACTGGACTGAATATCATTGGAAAGACTTGaactgtttgtattatttatgtaaatcaaaGGAACATTAGGAGAATTTACATAATTTGATAGCGATACTGGTGATGTTGTATTTGTCGAAATGAGCGAGTCCCACTTAGTTACACGTGACGTTGAAGTGTCCGACACATGTGATTCAGGAAATGGCATCCGTCTAAAAGTTTCTGTTGAAGAAACTGGATTTGATATATTTACTTGGGTAAAGGGCATGGCAGGTGTGACAGATGCAACTGAAAAAGTATGTGAAGCTGTCATATCAGATGTTATCGTTGTTGACGTTACCTGTACATTTGAATTGGGTAGGGTAACAGACTGACACAATGTCATTTGTACAGGTATACTTGTATTAAGAGGAACAACTGAGTAACATGAAGTAGGCTGTTTAGGTGAATTAACTGATGTGGTCCCTTTTGATAAAGTCACATGGGTAACTGAATTATCTGAAGCAATAGACTGGTATAATGTAACCAGTATAGTGGGGCTAGCTGATGTGACATCCTCTGTCGACGTACTATGTGTAGTTGAAGAGAGCAACTCGGATAAAGCAGTCTTAGAAACTGATGTAGGTTTAGGATTCTGAGTATATAGCTGATTTCTCTGAAGATTCTTGTTAACTTTACTGGCTAATAAAGTTTTGATTAGAGAGCTTGAACCCGAGACCAGAGTTAAACCAGGTGAAATTTGTGAGGATTGTAGTAGACGAGATTGACTGGAGTTGGTTGAGGAGCAAGTAGAAGTAAGCTTTTCCTTTAAAATTGGACTACTACTGGCACTAGTGGCTGGAGAGGGACATGGAGATGGTCCTGAACCACTAATGACTGTTGTTCctgacaacaataaaaaaacaacagctatcACATCTGTTATCTTAGTTGATTGGAAATATATGAAAATCACAAGAATATTTAAAGACATTTATATAACTGAaggtaaaaaaatagaaattagtcCATAGTTTATAAAAAAggccattaaaaatgtttatagataTTAGACACATTTTAAACACAATCTAAAAGCAAGATCTTGAGAAAAAACATTCTAAAGCATAATGAGGGAGCACACATATCTCATGACAGACATTAGCTACATGGTACAAACTCTAAAAAATGATACTTCTATGACAAACACTCACATTAAACAATGCCTATATGAGAACACCTCTACATAAACAAAACTTGTGTATGAAACTCTCCAGACAAATAACATTTACATGGTAAGCTATAAAAAACTGGTTAAACAATAAGAATCCAAAAAAACATTGTTCAGtgtaaattatcttttaaatatttatatacaagttttaatcattctaaaacaCACCAGAGTATCCACTTCCTATACAAGTTTTAACCTAGTTATATTATCTTAATCTTTTTCTTCATTTGAATGATATAAAGTTGGTGCATTTCACTCACCCATAAAAGAAACTGACAAGAAGTTTTGTATTTACATTTGATAAAACATGaacacatttttcatacttaacagcaatGCTGGTTTGAGTTGCTACAGAAAAACAAATCTCTACAAGTGCATGTTCATATAAACAAGACTGACCAAAGGGTACCCCactttgtaaattaattattcatcTTATTTTATTACCTGAATAGGTTAACTTACCTTGATATGTTCCTGGATTAGTTACTAATGGAACTGTAAATCCAGCATTTGGCTTTCTTCTTAACCCATCATGATGAAAAGTAATGATTGCATTTTTAGAGTCAACTTTCCTTAAACCCGAGTGTGGAAATGTATtccttgaaaacaaaacacaacaacaaaaagatataaaaataagataaaccaAATTTCTAGACTCATAGATAAGAAATTTTCAATGAGGAAAATGGGTTGATAAAAATGGGCTGTAATCTTTAAGAGGTCTTGATTTTTGTGCTGTCTGTATACTAGATACAAACATTCATTATTATTGTCACCAATATGATTACATAAAGCAATAGATATACAAGTACACATGTCACTGTTCAGTATCCATTGAAGATATCAGTTTGCTAACCTTATAAGAAAAATGTTCCCTCagataataatttttgttttttatgtttacacCAATAACTAACTTGCACAGAATTGTGAAATGACAAAACAATATCTAAATTATCCTAGTAAAGGTGATAGGAGGTGGAGACAAAATCAGGGATGACAACAACTTAACTGGTACTCTAGAGAGTTGGCTATCTTTAGTGCCAAACCTTGATACAAAGTTTGGGTAATGAGAGACTGATGACTGGACAGAGTATCAAAGGTTTCATCAGTGAAAGGCTCTACATTTTTTCATGACTGAACATTGTTTCAGCATGACTGATGAGAATTCAGCTGATCTCTTTCACTGATGTTAAGGAGATTTTgagttttacattaaaaattccTTTTGCATAGACACATCCTACACACCTGAGAAACAGCTGGAAGTTCTAGTCACAAATACCAACtacatttttttgttaataaagtaaGGTGCTAACAAATAATTGCTCCAGTGTTCTGTTATACATGTACATTCcccaaaataaaactattttgttatgtttataaatcattgtttatcGAAAAGAAAAGGAAGGTCTTATTGGTTAAGTTGACAAAACATGTGACCTCTCTGCACTTGTATAACATCTATATAgttttgatactactaacttttaGTATAGTATGtacatattcacaaaatttgtctGTCTTTCACTAagcattacaagtctttcacatacaaaaaataatatttttagtgaagtatatTAAGTAAAGTATAGAAAGATTTGTCTctgaatatttcaattatttgttttgaatagtccatgtgcaaattaactttcatgttaatattaaaaatatttttcttcatctcaaaaatctcaaatttcatttgtgggGTTTTTAAAATCttccaaatacatttcaaatgtttgtttttagtaaaactttatactttatcTTTTATTGTCTCTACTGTAACTCTAAACAACATTGGTCACTTTGGCTGAACTCATAACCacctaaaaatatattgaaataaatcttCATTACACCCTTTCTTCTATAATGACTTTAAACTGTAACAGTAtagatttgtttataattttattcttttattgccCTTTTAACTGTGTCTAACTTGGAGAATGTGGAGGTCATGTTGTGAAATCAAATTACGTTACACACAAACTGTTtgcctcatgaaacatttcattatattattatttgttttaccaaTCTAACCTTAACAAACTTAGAAATCACTATTTATAGATTTCAGTTACtcttatgataataaataaaggaataaacatgaaaactaaaaaataaaatacttacccagatgttcttttttttgttgctgttgattGTTAAGGATGCTTAACCCTACTTTTTCATACTAatgataataatgtattaaataatttagaacatagaataataacatacaaaacgTAGACAATTTTGCTTAACTaccacaatttttctggctttcaaaCTATGCAATAAGAGCTTTTACAAAATCATCCAAGCTAATCATTATCTTTCCTGGGGAAGGAAGATTGAACTACCAGTGAAATTGACaattctctgttcagaaaacaatgtaatataatacttcATTGgatttctattgttatatgtaattgattgattgattgatttagtgttttatggcacaaagcagcgaggctatctgcaccagacattcggtaaaaatgtaaaaaataaataaataaatgtagtagtagacataaatggaaatgaaggtaaaacaaaaaagtataaaaccaatgtttacaccTAGTCttcaatgttaagatagaaggcagagtataagaagttgtaaggtatttacaccagcaaaaaggtaatgatcataacccgccaggaagactaacaggtaagttcaagaaccactgtcagtcacctgaagttggtctttccagtcctggttccgggttatgtgtcatagcaaccagtatcaaaatgtaaaagaatagaagttttaaaagatacatagcaaaattgtaacaatgagtagccaaatgtccagtaaaaagataaagtcaagtaaatggagtaaaatttgtaaaagtaaatgaaggtaaaaacaaaatagcaattaaaacagaaaatggtgtaaaaaccaatggtaacatccagtcttcaaagttgtaaaatatttactctagcaaaatggtaatgatcataacccaccaggagactaacaggtaagttcaagaaccaccgtcaatcacctgaagttggcctttccagtcctggttccgggttatgtgtcatagcagctattatcaaaatgtaaaagaataaaagttttaaaagagactccgcaaaattgtaataatgagtagccaaatgtccagtaaaaagatatattcaagtaaatggagtaaaatttgtaaaagtaattgaagataaaagcaaaacggcaattaaaacagaaaatggcgtaaaaaccaatatTGACacccagtcaacaaagttgtaaaggactacctgtagcagaatggtaatgatcataacccgccaggaagactaacaggtaagtataaaaaccaccgtcagtcacctgaagttggtctttccagtcctggttccgggttaagtcaatatggccagtactaaaaagttaagtagtaaaagtgtgaaatgatatgcagcaaaagtataataacaactcgccaggacgactaacgagtagttcaaacggatagttcaaatagtagcgttagtcacctgaagttggcctttccagtcctggtgtcgagttatttaatattCTGGCCAATgcccaatgtcaaattgaaggagagagattaaaactgcaaaaaaggaaccacaaataaaaaggtgtaatgaataaatattcaacacttaaatgagattaaaaaattaatggccattaaaaattaaaaacattatcaaggtggacagagtcaccatcaccaataactctgtccaatgttacagactgaccctgggaaaaaatatctttaaaatattgccgtcgttgagaattgtaaccatggcaagaaagtaaaacgtggctgatagtgatttgagtgttacacaaactacacattggtgcatcagttccagataaaagaaaatgatgagttaaaaactgtgaccaatgcgtagcctagtgagaacaacttcctccttccgaactttacggaagctagatggccaaagtccaatttcaggtttgatttgaaaaagtttgttgtcatgttgctcactccaaatggactgccagctggcacggagctgagccttgaagacaacaccataatCCAtctacggaataggcataggagtgatggtgctgaagcagacatatttagctcccatgtctgcaagctcattcctgcgaataccaacatggcctggtatccagaaaaactggattgaagtagctgctaatgagaaatgggccagtcggtttgaatatcagcgagaataggatgtgagctaatgtgtagcgattccaaggcaagtatagaactaagcgaatcagtataaatagtgcagttggagtactgctcagctgcaatatgatccagggcaagcgatatggcatacagttcagcagtgaacacagaagctgtagaagggattctgagcgcaactactgacccatagcaaaccatagcagagcccactgaattacctgatttggaaccatctgtataaatgggaactgaatgattgtttgaaagatattcattgaataaaagacggtacttccaatctggagaatctgccttttttaggtgactgaaagaaaggtcacatttgggggctgtaataagccatggtgagatgggccaacctgtggaatctgcaatgttatccaaggacagacccaattgtgcccggatgcgaaggccaaacggagcaatgacagatcgtctgttctgaaaaagtactgcccaccgaggaaggaaaacacatttccaggtgggatgctttggtaaggaatgaagtttcgaagtatattgtaaagatagttacAAACAGCGAagatgtagagaaggttcatgagattcaatgtatatactttgaactggagaggtacggaaagccccagtgcagtgtcgaagtccttggtgatgaattgggtccagcatctttaaggcgaggtctggcagagccatagaccattgatccataatcgagtttcgatctaaaagagcacgatatacctttaacattgaacagtgatctgccccccaactggtagaagagagaacacggaggatgttcagtgctcttgtgcatttgacctgaagctgctttaagtgtggtataaaggtcagtttacgatcaaagataagacccaagaacttggtctccgggaccactggcagcaaaacttcaccgatatgaagttcaggatcagggtgaataccccgtcgatggcaaaagtgcatgcatacagttttggagagagaaattaaagccgttcgccagagtccacttccgtacacaattgagggcggtttgtagttgccgctcaatatatctcatgtttgacgactgacatgagatgtgaaagtcgtcgacatacagcccattcgcaacagtgagagggagttgttcagtgatggcatttatctttaaactgaagagtg of the Tachypleus tridentatus isolate NWPU-2018 chromosome 13, ASM421037v1, whole genome shotgun sequence genome contains:
- the LOC143240187 gene encoding uncharacterized protein LOC143240187 isoform X2; protein product: MYLEHWKDLDGRRLERFWENILSSCDEDVLQLWRQNKGKSLHIDDWFLNLGESLGTYNIEGQRVLRILLILHNLSFEEHNISVLAASSDFIRMLLLCVHCEWARLRQIALDTLGNIASQVSLEIEKDPLSRLMWRTVTEGILAQDRHTTIRSLEILAKLCQFESNEEVIALEIQYEVCERMFMLLTIQDIMLLIHTLEALYAVSSLGKRTCEKIIRVHKCIAILVDLLTFDPENCKEGNHKNFKLVETFEAVNEPFSQQAASCPGTPSHAASSLTSNQTDSTTQSLAEVDSESFACNWLVNAYEVSLGHSVARNDLYAEYVTACNKAGRKGVVNACVFANCVKNTFPHSGLRKVDSKNAIITFHHDGLRRKPNAGFTVPLVTNPGTYQGTTVISGSGPSPCPSPATSASSSPILKEKLTSTCSSTNSSQSRLLQSSQISPGLTLVSGSSSLIKTLLASKVNKNLQRNQLYTQNPKPTSVSKTALSELLSSTTHSTSTEDVTSASPTILVTLYQSIASDNSVTHVTLSKGTTSVNSPKQPTSCYSVVPLNTSIPVQMTLCQSVTLPNSNVQVTSTTITSDMTASHTFSVASVTPAMPFTQVNISNPVSSTETFRRMPFPESHVSDTSTSRVTKWDSLISTNTTSPVSLSNYVNSPNVPLIYINNTNSSSLSNDIQSSQGSKVTSNQVNQQSESQLPSHTTNVVSTNHSTIRSETSFASSSVNGVQRDILSEICSKVFADDSLEEFSDVENSVENAHNHTMVVDGQDSSGTIGQETAFSHLSNCVVPSGTCTPHFNSLPLNVQITKCVDSLSSTTDTLAKPSILVSNGSDQYGVTKLVLSSPVTTVATNSAYAVTTSRATVSTSQVSETVVNVAKETEIPGDIYRRQLVKDSVFKSYPLLNGLLDKGKSPSLGEQFISLNAEARNGSGENSCVSSPKIGSNSGVVLGRIVLDPKDIISGVSNLVGISNTGSGTVMATNQLIGSVEKLQMGEVSSTNSLHREPETSVSGTDLSSLSDIAQTVECASKVILRTNIENQCIQQPLSNTAVLQPANLSVSQVIPSSGCQTTTFIVSILNPSQTLPTQHLLLRATGNSLARLEEPMELMRIPVVSKTQICQQNIPSSQIPVKRPSTECTPSTAYSADSKRPRHDTKVSSKVAVSYSKKVQRSKEVGSSSIKSSQTAKQNSHSSRTVSSGSKSRSSSHYGHNNKELDTASREKKGQEKQSSCIAANKTLVNKATNKKLEYMCEWKGCRRTFPTTSAVLSHNVKCHVPIVQGNFFCQWENCDSLKRKQFSLLTHIQDHHCTDQYLQTQALRHREISQRGKTTIPPPPLPPRHPGYSPDAAFLAIRRHALQFVQKKDKTEEEESPLTKSIRLTAALILRNLVIYSELACSYLKYYEPELTLLATSSTEGAQTLSHCLAELSKSQD
- the LOC143240187 gene encoding uncharacterized protein LOC143240187 isoform X1; the encoded protein is MEKLHKQPDAYTRDYCAFMNELRQFHQNRGSYFKHMPRINGKDVDLYSLYNQVTAQGGWEKVNDNKKWEVILETLDIKGCVNASLALRQIYVRYLGAYEKIHFHGEIPDNVQSTDIRSRKSYTSTLHLIPTTYNYAQHEISESLRKSAGLPPELPKKAYKKLCLSLLSGLPNEEDFAQNICSILANEGQHVLHLEQTPQLVTLLLAQAGVWSSVDSNLRNMYLEHWKDLDGRRLERFWENILSSCDEDVLQLWRQNKGKSLHIDDWFLNLGESLGTYNIEGQRVLRILLILHNLSFEEHNISVLAASSDFIRMLLLCVHCEWARLRQIALDTLGNIASQVSLEIEKDPLSRLMWRTVTEGILAQDRHTTIRSLEILAKLCQFESNEEVIALEIQYEVCERMFMLLTIQDIMLLIHTLEALYAVSSLGKRTCEKIIRVHKCIAILVDLLTFDPENCKEGNHKNFKLVETFEAVNEPFSQQAASCPGTPSHAASSLTSNQTDSTTQSLAEVDSESFACNWLVNAYEVSLGHSVARNDLYAEYVTACNKAGRKGVVNACVFANCVKNTFPHSGLRKVDSKNAIITFHHDGLRRKPNAGFTVPLVTNPGTYQGTTVISGSGPSPCPSPATSASSSPILKEKLTSTCSSTNSSQSRLLQSSQISPGLTLVSGSSSLIKTLLASKVNKNLQRNQLYTQNPKPTSVSKTALSELLSSTTHSTSTEDVTSASPTILVTLYQSIASDNSVTHVTLSKGTTSVNSPKQPTSCYSVVPLNTSIPVQMTLCQSVTLPNSNVQVTSTTITSDMTASHTFSVASVTPAMPFTQVNISNPVSSTETFRRMPFPESHVSDTSTSRVTKWDSLISTNTTSPVSLSNYVNSPNVPLIYINNTNSSSLSNDIQSSQGSKVTSNQVNQQSESQLPSHTTNVVSTNHSTIRSETSFASSSVNGVQRDILSEICSKVFADDSLEEFSDVENSVENAHNHTMVVDGQDSSGTIGQETAFSHLSNCVVPSGTCTPHFNSLPLNVQITKCVDSLSSTTDTLAKPSILVSNGSDQYGVTKLVLSSPVTTVATNSAYAVTTSRATVSTSQVSETVVNVAKETEIPGDIYRRQLVKDSVFKSYPLLNGLLDKGKSPSLGEQFISLNAEARNGSGENSCVSSPKIGSNSGVVLGRIVLDPKDIISGVSNLVGISNTGSGTVMATNQLIGSVEKLQMGEVSSTNSLHREPETSVSGTDLSSLSDIAQTVECASKVILRTNIENQCIQQPLSNTAVLQPANLSVSQVIPSSGCQTTTFIVSILNPSQTLPTQHLLLRATGNSLARLEEPMELMRIPVVSKTQICQQNIPSSQIPVKRPSTECTPSTAYSADSKRPRHDTKVSSKVAVSYSKKVQRSKEVGSSSIKSSQTAKQNSHSSRTVSSGSKSRSSSHYGHNNKELDTASREKKGQEKQSSCIAANKTLVNKATNKKLEYMCEWKGCRRTFPTTSAVLSHNVKCHVPIVQGNFFCQWENCDSLKRKQFSLLTHIQDHHCTDQYLQTQALRHREISQRGKTTIPPPPLPPRHPGYSPDAAFLAIRRHALQFVQKKDKTEEEESPLTKSIRLTAALILRNLVIYSELACSYLKYYEPELTLLATSSTEGAQTLSHCLAELSKSQD